One window from the genome of Salvia splendens isolate huo1 chromosome 9, SspV2, whole genome shotgun sequence encodes:
- the LOC121748782 gene encoding chaperone protein dnaJ 10-like isoform X3 — protein MSHHARNVHPDKDHGDPEAAAKDFNALGEAYQILSNPVQREAYDRCGKDGVMKDSMVEPTVLFGMMFGNEMFENYIGQLRLLSLTPTEFDPDEPPEVQKPKLEKIMKTMQEEREEKLVKLLKDRLEPYIKGERDAFVETAKLESKRLCQAAFGKVLLHTIGYIYRRQAARQIGKGKRYMKVPFLAEWVRDKRHTRNTQSAAAQAAIAYIHLREEWKKCNEEQVKNEKTLKTAENIKDAIFVSFWQMNVVDIETTLSHVSQAVLRDNNASKDVLRKRARALKTFGKIFQEEVLFSGI, from the exons ATGTCTCATCAC GCAAGAAATGTGCATCCTGATAAAGATCATGGAGATCCTGAGGCAGCAGCCAAAGATTTCAAT GCACTGGGAGAGGCTTATCAGATACTAAGCAACCCTGTGCAACGTGAAGCATATGATAGATGTGGGAAAGATGGAGTAATGAA GGACTCAATGGTTGAGCCTACAGTTCTATTTGGGATGATGTTTGGAAATGAGATGTTTGAGAATTATATCGGGCAGCTTAGATTGCTTTCTTTGACGCCTACTGAATTTGATCCAGATGAACCCCCCGAGGTTCAAAAACCCAAACTCGAGAAGATAATGAAG ACAATGCaagaggagagggaagagaAGCTCGTAAAGCTTCTTAAAGATCGCCTCGAGCCATACATCAAAGGCGAAAGGGATGCTTTTGTTGAAACAGCGAAATTGGAGTCCAAACGTCTCTGTCAAGCCG CTTTTGGCAAGGTGCTGTTGCATACCATTGGATACATATACAGAAGGCAAGCTGCACGACAAATCGGGAAGGGGAAGCGCTACATGAAGGTCCCGTTTCTAGCAGAATGGGTGAGGGATAAACGACACACGAGAAATACACAATCTGCAGCAGCTCAAG CTGCTATTGCCTACATCCATCTACGCGAGGAATGGAAGAAGTGCAATGAGGAGCAGGTCAAGAACGAGAAGACGCTGAAAACAGCAGAAAACATCAAGGACGCGATCTTTGTTTCCTTCTGGCAAATGAACGTGGTGGATATTGAGACGACCTTGTCTCACGTAAGCCAAGCA GTTCTCAGAGATAACAATGCTTCCAAGGATGTTCTGAGAAAACGGGCTCGTGCACTGAAAACATTTGGTAAAATTTTCCAA gAGGAAGTTCTTTTCTCTGGTATATAG
- the LOC121748782 gene encoding chaperone protein dnaJ 10-like isoform X1: protein MSHHVRFLSLISRRFLLLLNPAPPIDALLQILCIYSLFLFFILFLKARNVHPDKDHGDPEAAAKDFNALGEAYQILSNPVQREAYDRCGKDGVMKDSMVEPTVLFGMMFGNEMFENYIGQLRLLSLTPTEFDPDEPPEVQKPKLEKIMKTMQEEREEKLVKLLKDRLEPYIKGERDAFVETAKLESKRLCQAAFGKVLLHTIGYIYRRQAARQIGKGKRYMKVPFLAEWVRDKRHTRNTQSAAAQAAIAYIHLREEWKKCNEEQVKNEKTLKTAENIKDAIFVSFWQMNVVDIETTLSHVSQAVLRDNNASKDVLRKRARALKTFGKIFQEEVLFSGI from the exons ATGTCTCATCACGTGaggtttctctctctaatttcACGTCGTTTTTTGCTTCTCCTGAATCCTGCGCCTCCCATTGATGCCCTGCTTCAAATTCTTTGCATTTATtcgctttttcttttttttattcttttcttaaAG GCAAGAAATGTGCATCCTGATAAAGATCATGGAGATCCTGAGGCAGCAGCCAAAGATTTCAAT GCACTGGGAGAGGCTTATCAGATACTAAGCAACCCTGTGCAACGTGAAGCATATGATAGATGTGGGAAAGATGGAGTAATGAA GGACTCAATGGTTGAGCCTACAGTTCTATTTGGGATGATGTTTGGAAATGAGATGTTTGAGAATTATATCGGGCAGCTTAGATTGCTTTCTTTGACGCCTACTGAATTTGATCCAGATGAACCCCCCGAGGTTCAAAAACCCAAACTCGAGAAGATAATGAAG ACAATGCaagaggagagggaagagaAGCTCGTAAAGCTTCTTAAAGATCGCCTCGAGCCATACATCAAAGGCGAAAGGGATGCTTTTGTTGAAACAGCGAAATTGGAGTCCAAACGTCTCTGTCAAGCCG CTTTTGGCAAGGTGCTGTTGCATACCATTGGATACATATACAGAAGGCAAGCTGCACGACAAATCGGGAAGGGGAAGCGCTACATGAAGGTCCCGTTTCTAGCAGAATGGGTGAGGGATAAACGACACACGAGAAATACACAATCTGCAGCAGCTCAAG CTGCTATTGCCTACATCCATCTACGCGAGGAATGGAAGAAGTGCAATGAGGAGCAGGTCAAGAACGAGAAGACGCTGAAAACAGCAGAAAACATCAAGGACGCGATCTTTGTTTCCTTCTGGCAAATGAACGTGGTGGATATTGAGACGACCTTGTCTCACGTAAGCCAAGCA GTTCTCAGAGATAACAATGCTTCCAAGGATGTTCTGAGAAAACGGGCTCGTGCACTGAAAACATTTGGTAAAATTTTCCAA gAGGAAGTTCTTTTCTCTGGTATATAG
- the LOC121748782 gene encoding chaperone protein dnaJ 10-like isoform X2 yields MAVDKEYYEKLGVGVDASDEDISKAYYQKARNVHPDKDHGDPEAAAKDFNALGEAYQILSNPVQREAYDRCGKDGVMKDSMVEPTVLFGMMFGNEMFENYIGQLRLLSLTPTEFDPDEPPEVQKPKLEKIMKTMQEEREEKLVKLLKDRLEPYIKGERDAFVETAKLESKRLCQAAFGKVLLHTIGYIYRRQAARQIGKGKRYMKVPFLAEWVRDKRHTRNTQSAAAQAAIAYIHLREEWKKCNEEQVKNEKTLKTAENIKDAIFVSFWQMNVVDIETTLSHVSQAVLRDNNASKDVLRKRARALKTFGKIFQEEVLFSGI; encoded by the exons ATGGCTGTGGACAAAGAGTATTATGAAAAGCTGGGAGTTGGAGTTGATGCCTCTGATGAAGATATCAGCAAGGCTTACTACCAAAAG GCAAGAAATGTGCATCCTGATAAAGATCATGGAGATCCTGAGGCAGCAGCCAAAGATTTCAAT GCACTGGGAGAGGCTTATCAGATACTAAGCAACCCTGTGCAACGTGAAGCATATGATAGATGTGGGAAAGATGGAGTAATGAA GGACTCAATGGTTGAGCCTACAGTTCTATTTGGGATGATGTTTGGAAATGAGATGTTTGAGAATTATATCGGGCAGCTTAGATTGCTTTCTTTGACGCCTACTGAATTTGATCCAGATGAACCCCCCGAGGTTCAAAAACCCAAACTCGAGAAGATAATGAAG ACAATGCaagaggagagggaagagaAGCTCGTAAAGCTTCTTAAAGATCGCCTCGAGCCATACATCAAAGGCGAAAGGGATGCTTTTGTTGAAACAGCGAAATTGGAGTCCAAACGTCTCTGTCAAGCCG CTTTTGGCAAGGTGCTGTTGCATACCATTGGATACATATACAGAAGGCAAGCTGCACGACAAATCGGGAAGGGGAAGCGCTACATGAAGGTCCCGTTTCTAGCAGAATGGGTGAGGGATAAACGACACACGAGAAATACACAATCTGCAGCAGCTCAAG CTGCTATTGCCTACATCCATCTACGCGAGGAATGGAAGAAGTGCAATGAGGAGCAGGTCAAGAACGAGAAGACGCTGAAAACAGCAGAAAACATCAAGGACGCGATCTTTGTTTCCTTCTGGCAAATGAACGTGGTGGATATTGAGACGACCTTGTCTCACGTAAGCCAAGCA GTTCTCAGAGATAACAATGCTTCCAAGGATGTTCTGAGAAAACGGGCTCGTGCACTGAAAACATTTGGTAAAATTTTCCAA gAGGAAGTTCTTTTCTCTGGTATATAG
- the LOC121747411 gene encoding protein CASPARIAN STRIP INTEGRITY FACTOR 1-like translates to MSYKKISLLFLIISAPLFSTSFAGRVRKSLVSNVVSTSYEDFWSVKKWQDLESWEAVRHDEESEIHGRVLKVKTNDYGRYDPAPSFVKPPFKLIPN, encoded by the exons ATGAGCTACAAGAAAATCAGCCTccttttcctcatcatttctgCACCTCTTTTTTCCACTTCTTTTGCAG GCCGAGTTCGTAAGTCATTGGTGTCAAATGTAGTGAGCACAAGTTATGAG GATTTTTGGAGTGTAAAAAAATGGCAGGATTTGGAATCGTGGGAGGCAGTAAGGCACGACGAAGAGAGTGAAATTCATGGAAGAGTTCTAAAAGTGAAAACAAATGATTATGGAAGATATGATCCTGCGCCTTCTTTCGTTAAGCCTcctttcaaactcattcccaaCTAG